A window of the Tunturibacter empetritectus genome harbors these coding sequences:
- a CDS encoding S8 family peptidase, with amino-acid sequence MFVFHKIASPEPTPPEARTRHLRRSISRLAALFLPLLPPAAIAQIDTTSIAPHRYLVLYRNATIPGDAEAHLLSAGTRLTQRNEHLGIAAVQSPASQDDATTLRLLAAQPNVSYVLHDRIVSALHIRLKPIAPTSNDNNGAQSLPSTSTIGRLPTHGPITTAPPSNPTPPPSTPPPPPPAHDTYDTYYTSTPQGWAVQQIGGYGNNTPGAPAHGPWDTTMGKGIRIAILDSGVDATHPDIAPNLALNLTEVDQSAYPSACDDGSPQDQQGHGTWTSSLAAGAIGPGTGKIIGVAPAATILNIKVLQRMPISITGDTNPADLCEAGEASGLLSWVMKGIEDAVTNRADVISLSVGAVADLTTGDGAGLLAAFNQITYAAAQANIVLVSSAGNDGLDLSNLRYVELPAQSRSVLAIAASTNPACAQNTTPGATCTPGPVSLAYYSNYGAPLNALAAPGGSYPDGPDTGVSGWILGACSSGLPNTTDGLPADSAHSYGCFNLGHTAYVQAMGTSASAPLVAGVAALVRAAHPDWSAATVVTAMRNSAVTVPGFSIPQVNAAAALSLPTPQ; translated from the coding sequence GTGTTCGTCTTCCACAAAATCGCTTCACCAGAGCCAACTCCGCCAGAGGCTCGCACCCGTCACCTCCGCCGAAGTATCTCGCGCCTCGCCGCTCTCTTTCTCCCTCTTCTTCCACCCGCTGCCATAGCCCAGATCGACACCACCAGCATAGCTCCCCATCGCTACCTCGTCCTCTATCGCAACGCCACCATCCCCGGCGACGCCGAGGCCCACCTCCTCTCCGCCGGCACCCGCCTCACCCAGCGCAACGAGCACCTCGGCATCGCAGCCGTCCAGTCTCCCGCCTCACAGGACGACGCCACCACCCTCCGCCTCCTCGCAGCTCAACCCAATGTCAGTTACGTCCTCCACGACCGAATCGTCTCCGCTCTGCACATCCGCCTCAAGCCCATCGCACCTACCTCGAACGACAACAACGGAGCACAATCTCTCCCGTCAACCTCAACCATAGGCCGCCTTCCCACCCACGGCCCCATCACCACAGCACCGCCCTCCAACCCAACGCCGCCCCCCTCTACTCCGCCACCGCCGCCCCCAGCCCATGACACTTACGACACCTATTACACCTCCACCCCCCAGGGATGGGCTGTCCAGCAGATCGGCGGCTACGGAAACAACACCCCCGGCGCACCCGCGCACGGCCCCTGGGACACCACCATGGGCAAAGGCATCCGCATCGCAATCCTCGACAGCGGCGTCGATGCCACCCACCCCGACATCGCCCCAAACCTCGCCCTCAATCTCACCGAGGTCGACCAAAGCGCCTATCCCAGCGCCTGCGACGACGGCAGTCCACAGGATCAGCAAGGCCACGGCACCTGGACCTCCTCCCTCGCCGCCGGAGCCATCGGTCCCGGGACCGGCAAGATCATCGGCGTAGCCCCCGCCGCCACCATCCTCAACATCAAAGTCCTCCAGCGCATGCCCATCTCCATCACCGGCGACACCAACCCCGCCGACCTGTGCGAAGCCGGCGAAGCCAGCGGGCTCCTCAGTTGGGTCATGAAAGGCATCGAAGACGCCGTCACCAACCGCGCCGATGTCATCTCCCTCTCCGTCGGCGCGGTCGCCGACCTAACTACTGGAGACGGAGCCGGCCTCCTCGCCGCCTTCAACCAGATCACCTATGCCGCCGCCCAGGCCAACATTGTCCTCGTCTCCTCCGCCGGCAACGACGGCCTCGACCTCTCCAACCTTCGCTACGTCGAACTCCCCGCACAGTCTCGCAGCGTCCTCGCCATCGCCGCCTCCACCAACCCGGCCTGCGCGCAGAACACCACCCCCGGCGCCACCTGCACCCCCGGCCCCGTCTCGCTCGCCTACTACAGCAACTATGGAGCTCCCCTCAACGCCCTCGCAGCACCGGGTGGCAGCTATCCCGACGGCCCCGATACCGGCGTCAGCGGTTGGATCCTGGGTGCCTGCAGCTCCGGCCTCCCCAACACAACCGACGGCCTCCCCGCCGACTCCGCCCACAGCTACGGCTGCTTCAACCTAGGCCACACCGCTTACGTTCAGGCCATGGGCACCAGCGCCTCAGCGCCCCTCGTCGCCGGAGTCGCCGCTCTTGTCCGCGCAGCCCACCCGGACTGGAGCGCCGCAACCGTAGTCACCGCCATGCGAAACTCAGCCGTCACCGTCCCCGGCTTCTCTATCCCCCAGGTCAACGCTGCAGCAGCTCTCTCCCTACCTACCCCACAATAA